The nucleotide sequence ACACATACTTTCCTTAGCGGGTTTTATTGGGTATTGCTAGCagtattttctgtttttttaaggATGACGGTTTCATGAGGCTTCTAGAATCTTTCACACAGTTTGAAAATATTCCTGaggatttttatttgtttttcttctattttcactgcttattcattttattttagttttcttttctttttccatttttctttttgttcataatttttttaaatTCATGTTTTCAAGTCTACAAATATTGCTCAAATTTGcaaatatttttaaattcacaaatattttaaAATAATCAAACACTTTCTGAATTCATGAGTATTTCAGAATTTGTAAAAATAAAAAATCTCACATACAATTTTtggaattcttgaacatttttatataatcatatttttttgaaaatttatgaATAATTTTTAAATCAGCAATGTCACAATTCAAACTTGAATATTTTATTAACCCGATTTTTCTAAAAATATTGCAAAAATTGTTGAATTCTTTAACCATTTTTTGGATTGACAGATATTTTTTCAATTCCTAACCAATATTTTCACATTTAAGAACATTTataaatttgacaatattgtttATTTCATGTATAtggttttcaaattcatgaatattttatgtattcataaataaaataaaataataatatttTCTAATTTTTGATTTTTTACATTTCGTGTACATTTTTCTGACTTCATAATGTTTTTCTCATAACTCATGTAGATTTTCTGAATTGAGAACATATTTTATATTTttcgaacatttttcaaattcgtgagAATTTTCTAAAACTCACATATTTTTCGATACATGATTATTTTTATTATTCACAATAATTTTCACGAATTCATGAGCCTTTTTGTGAAATCCATGAACTGTCTAAAATTCTCAATTGCTTACTTAATGTTGAAAATGTTTATTTAAAACTAAACAGAATGAATAgaaaattaattaaataataaatATACACAAACCATGGAAAAACTGGACAAAATCAACTCTAGACCGGTAGCGGAACCACGTCGGAAAAATTGGGCGAAGAGCGGCGGTAGCTACCGAGCTGGCCAACAGTCAGGCTGGAGGTGACTGCTCTGTACCTCTCGCATTGGGCGATACACTGGTTGGTGATGATACATTCGTCAAGCTGGAACTTATTTAAATATGCAGTATTGAATACATGTGTACATGTTCTATTACGGTTGGTTATTGAGTATCCATTTGTGTGGATAGGACAGGAGTAGTGTTTCTCAATAAGAAAAATAGTAGAATGTTCCTGGGCTCCATTGTATCAACTTTCTAAAATTTTGAGAAAAAATGGTTTGTAAGTTTTGAAAAATAAATGACAATATTGAGGAACATATGTGTTGGCTAGGAACTTAAGCATGTAAATGTTTGTAAAATAATATGACTATTTGCGCCTACATTGATACTACAAACATATAAAATATAGAGAAGAAACCATGATAGCCAATATTACATAATGTGATTGGAAATAGCTAATGGCTCTCGGCCCCCATTGCACCCGTATTGGATTTTTTACAGATAATATAAAAAAGAGTAAAAAAATCTAATTTTTTTGTAACAAACATGACTTAGCGTAATGCGTGAATGAATGACTACCGTGGTATTCTGGACGAAAGAAACAAAATTGATACTTCCTccgtttcataatacaagatgtttcTGCAAGCTCCCTCCGCCATAATGTAAGTCATTTTTGGACTGTGGGATGGAGGNNNNNNNNNNTTTTTTATAAATATAATATTTTTAATTGCTCAATGATTAAGTTTGTAGTGCGACTAATACTTTCTAAAACACGATGTTATTTTGGGAAACAAATGAAACAATAATAATAtacgatgaatatttttaaaatatatgatGAATGTATTTTCAAGTACACGATGAACATCCCGCTGCTGAGGGACGGCGGAGATGCATGGCGTCCGGATCTGGTCATCCTAGGTTGGATCCGGCGTGGCTTCACCTAAGCGGGAGCGGTGCGAGATGAGCTACTGCATGCAGCGTCCGCAACGGTTCCTTGGTTGAGCTGTGAGCTCCGGGCAGCGTGGTTGGGGGTCAAATGGTGGACGGTGCGGCGTGGGAGTGCGTGTGTTGGGAGGCGTATATGCGCAATGGGCCGGGCGCTCTCCTGTGGCTCTttttttggtgaggatttttttttGCGAGGATGCTCTCCTGTTGCTGTGCTGGCCGGGTGGCGCGGCTGGGTGCGTGGGTCTGGTGAGGCGGCTCTAGTCCCCTAGGTAGAGTTGGCGTGGGCGAGCAGAGAAGTGTCGACTGCGGTTGCTCGGGTGATGAAGCCGGTGGCTCGCCTGGTGTGGGGCCTCGGGGTCAGTGTGTGGGGTTTTCCTGTGTACGTCGGAGCGGGGACTCTAGAGATGGTTGTCGGGTGTCAGCTCCGGTTTCTCTGGCGGCAGAGTAGGTGGCTCTCCTGGTGCGCGGCCTCGGGTCGGCTTGAATGCCGGAGCAGCCGCTTTAGTTTTTGTTTTAGGGTGTCGGCTAAGGGTTGCTAGAGTGACGAAGTCAGCGGTTCGCCTGGTGTATGGCCTCGGGGTCGGTGTGTGTTTATGGTGCCATGTTGTTGGCTTGTTGTAACGGTTTTCACCAGGGTTTCCATTAATTAATCAGACAACTCTCTTCTACTTTTTAACGAATCGAGCCCTAAGAAACCTCGTTTAAAAAAACAAAATATTTGATGAATTTTTCAATACACGactaatattatgaacatgtgtataagGACCTTTTTTTCTATTATACATGAATATTCTTGTAGAAAAAGTGTTCCCATACCGCGGAAGTACATAGCTACACTCTCCTGAGGCTATGACTTGGCCGCGTCCACATGACGGAGCTGGACGTGAAGTTCTCTAGCAACCTGACGGCGTTACAACGCTTGATGGGCCAATAAATGCATTACAGCAGCGTACTATGTCCCACGAGCGTTTGGCGTGTCAGATCTTGGTGGCGTGTACGGTGTAGGATACCATGAGCAGGCGAGGACGTGCACTCCTTCGAATTTTCGGTTAATACCACTGTTATAACATAAGTCTAATAAGCGAGTTGACGACGTTGTGCACAGATCTGTGTAGAGACCACAAGGGCGAGGGCACATTGTTGTAGGTACACGGTGGCGTTTATGATTGGTGTGCGATGGTATACAGTGATGTTTATGATTGGTGAGCGATGGTGTTTAACAATTACCGCGGGATGTTAGGGACAAAGGCTAGGATCGAGAAGAAGCAAACACTGATTTTCAAGAAATAAAGGGATTGGTTAACTTGGCATGTGGAGTTAATGGGCAATAATGGAAATTGTGATAAAATCTCAAGTTTAGGGTACATGGAGGCAACTGAGATATATTGCATGTAGTGACCTCTAAAAGTGAATCCCTCACAATCGCTTCAACGTGGGCCACCCCAGTAGCACTGGCTACACATACTTTCCTTAGCGGGTTTTATTGGGTATTGCTAGCagtattttctgtttttttaaggATGACGGTTTCATGAGGCTTCTAGAATCTTTCACACAGTTTGAAAATATTCCTGAaggatttttatttgtttttcttctattttcactgcttattcattttattttagttttcttttctttttccatttttctttttgttcataattttttaaaattcatgtttTCAAGTCTACAAATATTGCTCAAATTTGcaaatatttttaaattcacaaatattttaaAATAATCAAACACTTTCTGAATTCATGAGTATTTCAGAATTTGTAAAAATAAAAAATCTCACATACAATTTTtggaattcttgaacatttttatataatcatatttttttgaaaatttatgaATAATTTTTAAATCAGCAATGTCACGATTCAAACTTGAATATTTTATTAACCCGATTTTTCTAAAAATATTGCAAAAATTGTTGAATTCTTTAACCATTTTTTGGATTGACAGATATTTTTTCAATTCCTAACCAATATTTTCACATTTAAGAACATTTataaatttgacaatattgtttATTTCATGTATAtggttttcaaattcatgaatattttatgtattcataaataaaataaaataataatatttTCTAATTTTTGATTTTTTACATTTCGTGTACATTTTTCTGACTTCATAATGTTTTTCTCATAACTCATGTAGATTTTTTGAATTGAGAACATATTTTATATTTttcgaacatttttcaaattcgtgagAATTTTCTAAAACTCACATATTTTTCGATACATGATTATTTTTATTATTCACAATAATTTTCACGAATTCATGAGCCTTTTTGTGAAATCCATGAACTGTCTAAAATTCTCAATTGCTTACTTAATGTTGAAAATGTTTATTTAAAACTAAACAGAATGAATAgaaaattaattaaataataaatATACACAAACCATGGAAAAACTGGACAAAATCAACTCTAGACCGGTAGCGGAACCACGTCGGAAAAATTGGGCGAAGAGCGGCGGTAGCTACCGAGCTGGCCAACAGTCAGGCTGGAGGTGACTGCTCTGTACCTCTCGCATTGGGCGATACACTGGTTGGTGATGATACATTCGTCAAGCTGGAACTTATTTAAATATGCAGTATTGAATACATGTGTACATGTTCTATTACGGTTGGTTATTGAGTATCCATTTGTGTGGATAGGACAGGAGTAGTGTTTCTCAATAAGAAAAATAGTAGAATGTTCCTGGGCTCCATTGTATCAACTTTCTAAAATTTTGAGAAAAAATGGTTTGTAAGTTTTGAAAAATAAATGACAATATTGAGGAACATATGTGTTGGCTAGGAACTTAAGCATGTAAATGTTTGTAAAATAATATGACTATTTGCGCCTACATTGATACTACAAACATATAAAATATAGAGAAGAAACCATGATAGCCAATATTACATAATGTGATTGGAAATAGCTAATGGCTCTCGGCCCCCATTGCACCCGTATTGGATTTTTTACAGATAATATAAAAAAGAGTAAAAAAATCTAATTTTTTTGTAACAAACATGACTTAGCGTAATGCGTGAATGAATGACTACCGTGGTATTCTGGACGAAAGAAACAAAATTGATACTTCCTccgtttcataatacaagatgtttcTGCAAGCTCCCTCCGCCATAATGTAAGTCATTTTTGGActgtgggatggagggagtactattcatAACTTTTGGACTTGCCATTTGTTTTTTTATTGCCGAGGATACCACAAGAGTTATTCCGATCCACGTAACTTTTCACACGAGTATTCCGCCAGCCCATGTTTGAACTTTTTTATTGTGATGCCCTAGTGAGCAGGTTGTACAATTTGAATGCTTGTAATTGAACTTGTTTATTTTGTTTCATATTATGTATCACATAAGTAGCCTATGAATGGGTCGAGGGTGGTCAATTTTTGTTGTGCAGGTTGCTGGCCACCACATGGAGCACCATGGTCTCCACCGTGAACCCCGGTCCAAATCCCATCATCACACCCCACTCGCCCGTCTCTCCTTCATCCTCCATTCGCCGCCGTTGCTCGTCGAGCACGAAGATCAATGTGGCACCAAGCATGTTCCCGTAGTCTCTCAGTACAGTCCGGCTCGCGGCCAGCTTCCCGTGATCCAGCTGGAGTGCACCGTCAATGTGGTCCATTATTCCACGGATGCCAGGGTGCACCACAAAGAACATATCGTTCCATTTGGTGCCATCGCTCATGATTCCAAGCGGCTGGAAAGCATCCATGAGACACTGCTCGATGTGCTGTGCCGCTAGAGGAATGAGCTCCCTGGTGAAGATGTGGCCGTCGAGGCCGGCTTCCGTGAGCTGCATGTTGAGCACGCCGTCGGTTGCTGGTATCGTGGTCTGCGAGGCCGACACCATCTCGAAGAGCGCGTGCTCCACAGGGTGCACGGCGTCAGCACCGACGATGACTGCTCCGGCGCCATCGCCGAAGGCTGCCTGGCTAATGAGCCTGTGTGGGTACGCCTCCTCGGGCCCGCGGAAGTTGACGACCGTGAGCTCGACGCAGGCCACAAGCACGCGCGCCCCGCGGTTGTTCTCAGCCATGTCCTTGGCGAGGCGCAGGGAAGCGGCACCAGCGGAGCAGCCGTTGAGGTTGAGCATCGTCCGGCATACGGACGCGTGGAGGGCGAGGAGAGAGGCCAGGCGGAGGTCGACGCCTGGGGCGTGCATGCCGGAGTTGGTGCTGACGATGAGGTGGGTGATGTCGGTGGCCGGACGGCCCCACTTGGCTATGGCCTTGGCTGCAGCTGATGCCGCCAGCTCCGGGGCTGCAGCAGCGGCGATGTCGAGCCGGGCGTCCAGGGATGGCTTGTCGTGGTAGAGGAATTCAGGGTGGGCGTCCAGCAGCTCCTCTGTGTGATGGAAGTAGCGCATCTCCGTTGATGTCATCTCGCCTGATCATCATACAAACCAAGTTTGGACCGTACATCATCGTTAGGTATGTATAAACAAGTTTGGACTACTAGTCTACTACTATATTTGCATGTATTCTTTTCTTTCTGCTTACAGAAGGTCTTGAGTTGTTTTTTGAGGCCAGTGAGGTGTTGGCTCTTGGTGACGCGGAAGTAGTAGTCCGGGTACTCCTCCTGGGACACGCAATTGGGCGGGTTCGCCGTGCCGACCGCGAGGATGGCTGCAGGCCCGTCTGCACGCTGCAAACGCCGGATCTCCCGCACCGATGACAGTGTGCTGCTGCTGCCCATGATCTCGGAACCTAGAAGTAGAATTGTTTGGGAGAGTATAAAGTATGACAGTACAAGCTTCACCGAGGGTGGACTGTATAGGCTAAAAAAATATGAATTACAAGTTAACTAGGAAAACAGAAAGATGCAAGCAACCGAGCAAGAACAGACGGGGGGATACCTAATTAAGAAGAGAGCACTCAGCGAGACGACGAAGGAGAGGGAGAAAAGTGTTTCGATCGGGATGTTTGTTCTAGCCGATGAGAATGATTGAACAACAAGGTGACAAGTATTTATAAGGACGGGAGCCGAGCAGGGAAGAGATGACCATGGATGGTAGTGTACACAAACAATCTTTACCAAAGGAGAGGTACAACTTATCATTATAGTTTCACAACAACACATAGTCAGCTAGGGCTCAATTGGCCCCTTCAATATTAAACAGTCAAATTTCTAACATGTGGAAAGACAAAACCGTGTGCTGGTATTTATGGAAAGACAAAAAGGGATACGAAAGTCAATACAAAGGATCTTTGCCAGAGGTGAGGTACAACTTATCATTATAGTTTCACAACAACCCATAGTCAGCTAGTCTAATATGTAGTCTAATATGATGACCATGCTAGAGGTGCTGGTATTCACACTAGTACATCACCACAACTATTGTCATTGCTTCACCTTACACCATGTTTGCAAGCGAGTATTATTTTGTCGTGATTGGGTAGTCCGCAATGATTGGATCCACAAATATTTTTGTACACATAAGTTGTTAATTTATTGATTGGCTTTGTCATTGACCTACAGCTTCGGTGAAACAGGGAGATGAGCATCTGGTGTACTCTAAGGATAATATGCGTCCAGTGTTCAACACGTCCTTTTGTAGTTGCCCGAGCATTCATCTAAAAAATCAGTCGCTATTTATGAATGATATTTGGCAAAGGTATGTAGATAATTATTTGAACTAATTATGCAATGTCAATAATGTAACGTAACAATTACCTAATAGGCATCAAAATTGCATTGCTAAACATTTGGAAAAAATTCCAAGAGAAAtatatttttttgcggggaaaTTCCAAGAGAAGTTGACAATCACCTATCAGCAAAAGGGAAATATATAACTAAAATCTTAAGGAGTACTGGAGGATCATAATTACCTTTTCAAATGACCATAAAATCAAAAGTAATATGTCAAAATTAAATAAGAAAGTATCTGTGCTTCATAGATAAAGAGTATATGCCGATCGCAGTAAGCCATCGCCAGTTCACCATTGACTTGGAGCTTAATAGCCATACAAACTAATATTATGATCTTTTTTCTTGAGAGATTTTAGAGGGAAGTGGTTCAATTAGTTTGTTGTGCATTAGTGGATGAACTTTGTTTTGTTTGAGTTAACTATTTTGTTACTTTTTGCTCGAGAACTTTTAGGGTGGGAAATAGATCTGAGCGTGTGGACGAACCATCATTGCCACCAACTGATGTTCAATAAATAGTAATGATAGTGGCGACACACAATTGTTCTATGTCAAGCATACCACAAGGATATATCACAACTGGAATGATGTTTATAGATCAATTTCATGTCTCTCACGTTTTCAACAACATGAACAAAGATATGACATCATCCTGAACAACTAAAATTGAATTAATGCATACCAATTGGTTTCCTTGGTGTACCTATTTAGGATGTGCTCTATGTAAATGGTCTGGGCAAAACCTTTGTGATAGAATGTTGGTTTTGAATTCTTCAACACTAGGTTACAATCTCAATATTTGTTTCGAATGAGAGAGGAGTGTTTTTTAAGAGAAAAGACCTTTTGGCATAAGAACGCGCTTGATAAGTTGACAGTCTCAACTGAACCATATGTCCACAATACACCCACTTGATAGTTTCCAATTTCTTTGTTAATATTATGTAGAATATACTATGTAGTTGAATATGCCCTTCAATATTCAGAAAGTTTTATAATTTGGCAAGTACTACAGATTCATTGACTCACAAACTCTTTCTGGTATTCATGTAGAGACAAAAATGATACAAAAGTCAGAAGCAAGATTCTTCACCAAGGTGAGGTAGAACTACTTACTTAATTAGGACGACAACTTAAGCAGTCAGTCCGTAAGATGACCTTGCACACACTTGTATAGTAGTACAACACCACACCTAAAACCTTCTAGCACATGCAAGCCATGACTTACCTAGTCAGGCACATTTGTTGACTGTGTTGTTATTAAGTTTATTCACGCTAGTATTGTAGTACATCACGACAACTATAACCTTCTAGCAGATGCCTCCACATTCCATATCACCACATGGAAAGCCTCCACATCATCAAGAACATGCAAGCCTTCGACATCATCTGAAGCTAGTAGGCCACGAGCTACTATGACGTGCAGCCACCCTCTATATATACAGCGAGAATTTGGAGCTCATTTTTCTCATATATTTTAAATATCAGTTTTGTCAAATTTACACTACCACCACATCACCAAGTACATGTCGAATCATGTACATTACAAATTTGAAGTTTTTATTTTTTGGCAATAAAAGATATGACCAATGCTAGAAGGTCGCAAGACACtacaacgtgcaagtcaccatataacgctagtgtgtgtgtgtgtgtgtgtgtgtgtgtgNNNNNNNNNNNNNNNNNNNNNNNNNNNNNNNNNNNNNNNNNNNNNNNNNNNNNNNNNNNNNNNNNNNNNNNNNNNNNNNNNNNNNNNNNNNNNNNNNNNNNNNNNNNNNNNNNNNNNNNNNNNNNNNNNNNNNNNNNNNNNNNNNNNNNNNNNNNNNNNNNNNNNNNNNNNNNNNNNNNNNNNNNNNNNNNNNNNNNNNNNNNNNNNNNNNNNNNNNNNNNNNNNNNNNNNNNNNNNNNNNNNNNNNNNNNNNNNNNNNNNNNNNNNNNNNNNNNNNNNNNNNNNNNNNNNNNNNNNNNNNNNNNNNNNNNNNNNNNNNNNNNNNNNNNNNNNNNNNNNNNNNNNNNNNNNNNNNNNNNNNNNNNNNNNNNNNNNNNNNNNNNNNNNNNNNNNNNNNNNNNNNNNNNNNNNNNNNNNNNNNNNNNNNNNNNNNNNNNNNNNNNNNNNNNNNNNNNNNNNNNNNNNNNNNNNNNNNNNNNNNNNNNNNNNNNNNNNNNNNNNNNNNNNNNNNNNNNNNNNNNNNNNNNNNNNNNNNNNNNNNNNNNNNNNNNNNNNNNNNNNNNNNNNNNNNNNNNNNNNNNNNNNNNNNNNNNNNNNNNNNNNNNNNNNNNNNNNNNNNNNNNNNNNNNNNNNNNNNNNNNNNNNNNNNNNNNNNNNNNNNNNNNNNNNNNNNNNNNNNNNNNNNNNNNNNNNNNNNNNNNNNNNNNNNNNNNNNNNNNNNNNNNNNtgcaacgcacgggcaccttactactatagattagtacgaccaaaaattgaactaacattatatatagtacgataaatggtgatgcatgtcacctaaaattatatcattcaaaactatgttcaaatacgaatccaatgatatagtttttattcacatgcactaacattttgtcagttaaatcttcagtcaaattcaatggaggactaataaaccacgaccgatgtagtacaagtgtagagggaggcgctgcacgggagtctcacctctcaccccactCGTGaagcggcagtaaagccgtcatatcataaaacccaaccactcccagtaataagtggcctggtaaaataaacggacaagcaaccatcacatccctccatcttttttgcatttcatctctctgcatttactttctccggttcatctcgcacacacgagccctagctactactcctagggccagttcttttggcggattccccagcttttcccataagactactcacagtggagagtaacaacaaggcgcctcactcatttatttgggcttctaaactactactccgtcctggtttattcctcaccattgtaaattgtgctaaattttgaccaaagatttaactgataaaatgttactccctccgtctaggtgtgtaagtcatcttacgaaaaccaaataatcccaaaacgcttaggcgtggtgcattaacttctacctcatttgttgtttcttgacatatcaaccaataagagataaagagtgtgcatgcttttaatgacttgagatatcaaacacgacatgtagtggttagttcattgcatgcaatactattaattagcaaataaacatagtagtgcatgtgacatgcactaacatttcattagttaaatttatgatcaaaatttgacacagattacaatggggacaaataaaccaggacggaggtagtagttatgggattactaatctagaagcctaaaagaactggcccctggtactcctactagtagtagtactcaagttggaattccaattgcacggcacaacttgttaggcaaaaaaatcgatacagggtgtaggaagcggtttgggaatttgcatgcctttccaacaagtgagatactccgtacaaagtacgacagagaaataacaacaaagaaggaagctaaaagtaaacaatcaaatgagcatttttgcatatgttttgcattgaatcgtttcacaagcttcactagtgctgtttttctacttttacaaaaatcgcatcgtaatgttaaaacatgcatttgcacgtacataagtaatagtagtactcccttcgtctaggtgtataagtcttccctccttcttggtcacggtgcacaaccaaagatgacttattaacctggacggagggagtagcacagtctgcaagcataaatcgagagagacgtgtagagcaatagtatatagtaaagtttgtgctatatgcatgtacttgcaaaatgcgtacgaatacacaaggtttcgaaacgttcccttttacatacttaattaaggacgctaaaaattcctgaacgttcaggatttatcatttgcgtcccaaaactaatgagatcgccttacgaaacaaaaattatactcctcctaaaagccacggcgctcgcaggagcgcttgcggcgcgccacgagtgccctggtgcgtggtcgtttcccagcgcgccgacacaacgcctcttcctcagcctcgcaactcgcgagctgctgattggcggcttgccggcaggcgagcgcgatctcaccggtgtggtgatctggcgccaacaggcactcctccttgctggaagcgtgcacccagtccacgtaccgccaagcgtagatgaggcacttgggcccgactgcaTTCAGGGCATCGGCACTAGCGTCcttcgccaccctcacggccctcgcacgagccttctgccaaagaggcaattgcctgactctctcggatgcaatataggcctcccaggcagcttgttccacggtgcacttctcttcctcggccttcttctccgcctctatttttgcgcgctctgctggaggcaaagcctcccacaaggcgacatccatttctttccaaatctcctcaaggctgggggggctcggagggcggcacggcgttctcctcatagcggggagttgacacgtcctctgatgcgcgtgctggcgagattgggaacaccgacgcgtccacctcgacgcatcatggtgaggagcggaacgccgacgcgtccccctcgactagtggcggcgaggaacggaacaacaacacatcacatcgcggcgaggagcggaacgccgacgcgtcctcctcgactagtggcagcgaggaacggaacggcgacgcatcatgtcgcggcgaggagcggaacactgacgtatcctcctcgactagtggcggcgaggaacggaacggtgtCGGGTGACCATCCaagcggtgcagcgaggggctcctacagcttggga is from Triticum aestivum cultivar Chinese Spring chromosome 1B, IWGSC CS RefSeq v2.1, whole genome shotgun sequence and encodes:
- the LOC123086130 gene encoding bisdemethoxycurcumin synthase-like produces the protein MGSSSTLSSVREIRRLQRADGPAAILAVGTANPPNCVSQEEYPDYYFRVTKSQHLTGLKKQLKTFCEMTSTEMRYFHHTEELLDAHPEFLYHDKPSLDARLDIAAAAAPELAASAAAKAIAKWGRPATDITHLIVSTNSGMHAPGVDLRLASLLALHASVCRTMLNLNGCSAGAASLRLAKDMAENNRGARVLVACVELTVVNFRGPEEAYPHRLISQAAFGDGAGAVIVGADAVHPVEHALFEMVSASQTTIPATDGVLNMQLTEAGLDGHIFTRELIPLAAQHIEQCLMDAFQPLGIMSDGTKWNDMFFVVHPGIRGIMDHIDGALQLDHGKLAASRTVLRDYGNMLGATLIFVLDEQRRRMEDEGETGEWGVMMGFGPGFTVETMVLHVVASNLHNKN